In Malania oleifera isolate guangnan ecotype guangnan chromosome 8, ASM2987363v1, whole genome shotgun sequence, a single window of DNA contains:
- the LOC131161904 gene encoding phosphoglycerate mutase-like protein 1, which produces MNGLASFSLLTASVHTPLTYLNSQPQRRLSPLPVSSLSDMDVNAVQSLYPLHRCKTLHLVRHAQGIHNVEGEKDHKAYLSPELFDAHLSPLGWQQVDNLRKHVHACGLSKRIELVITSPLLRTIQTAVGVFGGEGYTDGIDVPPLMVANAGNSGHSAISSLNCPPFTAVELCRERFGLHPCDKRRSIKEYQPLFPAVDFSLIESDDDNLWVADIREKDEDVAARGMKFLNWLWTRKEKEIAVVSHSGFLYNTLSAFGDDCHPSVKSEICKHFANCELRSVVIIDRSMIGSDSSMTNYPGKIPRGLDLPSDVASEKHPEKGVSN; this is translated from the exons ATGAACGGTCTCGCCTCCTTCTCTTTATTAACCGCCTCCGTCCACACTCCCCTTACCTACCTCAACTCACAACCCCAGCGGCGCCTCTCCCCTCTCCCAGTCTCCTCTCTCTCCG ATATGGATGTGAATGCTGTTCAAAGTCTGTACCCTTTGCACCGCTGTAAAACTCTTCATTTG GTGAGGCATGCACAAGGAATCCACAATGTCGAAGGAGAAAAGGACCATAAAGCATATTTATCTCCTGAACTTTTTGATGCTCATCTTTCTCCTCTTGGATGGCAGCAG GTTGATAATTTACGCAAGCATGTTCATGCATGTGGGCTTTCAAAGAGGATTGAATTAGTCATCACATCGCCTTTATTAAG GACTATACAAACAGCAGTTGGAGTTTTTGGTGGTGAAGGCTACACAGATGGGATAGATGTACCACCACTAATGGTGGCAAATGCAGGAAACAGTGGTCATTCTGCAATTTCAAGTCTAAACTGCCCACCATTTACAGCAGTAGAGCTCTGTCGAGAACGTTTT ggACTTCATCCTTGTGATAAGCGAAGAAGCATTAAAGAGTATCAACCTCTTTTTCCTGCAGTTGATTTTTCATTG ATAGAAAGTGATGATGACAATTTGTGGGTGGCTGATATTAGAGAGAAGGATGAAGACGTTGCAGCCAGAGGAATGAAGTTTTTGAACTG GTTGTGGACACGGAAAGAGAAGGAGATAGCTGTTGTTTCTCATAGTGGGTTCTTGTACAATACCCTAAGTGCGTTTGGAGACGATTGTCATCCATCAGTGAAGAGTGAAATATGCAAACA CTTTGCCAATTGTGAACTACGTTCAGTGGTAATCATCGACAGAAG TATGATAGGGTCAGATTCCTCAATGACAAACTACCCTGGAAAAATTCCTCGTGGACTTGATCTGCCAAGTGATGTTGCTAGTGAGAAGCATCCAGAGAAAGGAGTGTCCAACTAA